The Rhodospirillaceae bacterium genome has a segment encoding these proteins:
- a CDS encoding amidohydrolase family protein has protein sequence MNRPTLLIRHAACLYPCETPNEAPLTNAWVAIENGVVAGLGPEPYVGAPAAREIDARNHLVLPGFVNMHHHYSQSLTRVVPAGQKGRSLDWLGCMYPLWQELNGEAMDAAARLTAAQLLLSGVTTSVDHAYFYPGGRDDLLDVEIGAVREMGLRQHAIRGCVPRLEGAIDDRISAMRGGAAIATTEEPDAILKACERGLAAYHDPARLSMVRIGIGPTMIAYFHPELMDRLGRLADEADCDRHLHVTPRPDDVALSTEMHGCRPTAHLERIGWLKPKTCLIHCTMHTAEDIAVLAGTGAGMAHCPSQNMRLGVPAGPVPEMRAAGVPVGIGVDGAASNDGGSMLTELRLATLVHRLMGTHEEYGPEDWMTAHDVLWMATREAARILGRDDIGRLALGCAADVVLIDLGQLCYAGGLHDPLACILFVGDTGQVDTTIVAGRVLVSGGQLAEADSRRLASAANESAAAMVRRLRKRTGQDFGSRADRLADFGTGVLPS, from the coding sequence ATGAATCGACCGACTCTCCTCATTCGCCACGCGGCGTGCCTTTATCCCTGCGAGACACCGAACGAGGCGCCGCTCACCAACGCCTGGGTTGCCATCGAGAATGGTGTCGTCGCCGGACTCGGGCCGGAGCCGTACGTGGGCGCGCCGGCGGCGCGGGAAATCGATGCCCGCAACCATCTCGTCCTGCCGGGCTTCGTCAATATGCATCATCACTACAGCCAGTCGCTGACCCGGGTCGTGCCGGCCGGCCAGAAGGGCCGTTCTCTGGACTGGCTCGGCTGCATGTATCCGCTGTGGCAGGAACTCAACGGCGAAGCCATGGACGCTGCGGCGCGCCTCACCGCCGCACAACTCCTCCTGTCGGGCGTCACCACGAGCGTCGATCACGCCTACTTCTATCCCGGCGGCCGGGACGACCTCCTGGACGTCGAAATCGGAGCCGTGCGGGAGATGGGGTTGCGCCAGCACGCCATTCGCGGTTGCGTGCCGCGCCTCGAGGGGGCCATCGACGACCGCATCTCCGCCATGCGCGGCGGCGCGGCAATCGCAACCACCGAAGAACCGGACGCCATCCTGAAGGCCTGCGAGCGTGGCTTGGCCGCCTACCACGACCCGGCGCGCCTTTCGATGGTGCGCATCGGGATCGGGCCGACGATGATCGCGTATTTTCATCCGGAGCTGATGGATCGGCTGGGCCGTCTGGCCGACGAGGCGGACTGCGACCGGCACCTGCACGTGACCCCCAGGCCCGACGACGTGGCGCTCTCGACGGAGATGCACGGTTGCCGGCCCACCGCCCACCTGGAGCGCATCGGCTGGCTCAAGCCGAAGACCTGCCTGATTCACTGTACGATGCACACGGCCGAGGACATCGCCGTGCTCGCCGGCACGGGCGCGGGCATGGCCCATTGCCCGAGCCAGAACATGCGCCTGGGTGTGCCCGCCGGTCCGGTGCCGGAAATGCGGGCGGCGGGCGTGCCTGTCGGCATCGGCGTCGACGGGGCGGCCAGCAACGACGGCGGCAGCATGCTTACGGAATTGCGCCTGGCGACTCTGGTCCACCGTTTGATGGGCACCCATGAGGAGTACGGTCCCGAGGACTGGATGACGGCGCATGACGTGCTCTGGATGGCGACGCGCGAGGCGGCCCGCATTCTGGGCCGGGACGACATCGGCCGCCTGGCCTTAGGCTGTGCGGCTGACGTCGTGCTCATCGATCTCGGGCAGCTCTGTTACGCCGGCGGCCTGCACGACCCCCTGGCCTGCATCCTGTTCGTCGGTGACACGGGCCAGGTCGACACGACCATCGTGGCCGGCCGTGTTCTCGTGAGCGGCGGACAGCTCGCAGAAGCGGATTCGCGCCGCCTGGCTTCGGCGGCAAACGAGTCGGCGGCGGCGATGGTGCGACGCCTCAGAAAACGAACCGGGCAGGACTTCGGCAGCCGGGCCGACCGTTTGGCGGACTTCGGAACGGGGGTGCTGCCTTCGTGA
- a CDS encoding amidohydrolase family protein, with protein sequence MPETIELLVRNVRRYDDGRKVDIAIADGLIRRISEGNGAVEPAEVLDLEGYFASPGFVEPHFHLDKCLAAEVALPGGTLDEQLEAFCEAKSRLSAETVAERACRMGRILASRGVVHVRSFADIDQYAELRILEGLKEARRRLEGLIDVQIVAFPQMGIFTHDNTRRLLEEALEMGVDAVGGHSELETSEAETLRQIDLVFQFARAFDVDADFHVDESDSRTSRWLETCARKAVEHGYRGRTSLGHGCAIAHQGPEYRRSVYAILKEADATVVSSPTSGLLFRGHGEANPPRGITMVKEMLDHGINVACAQEAYRSVFSRHLRFPDPLFTGQLMAYTAKLADEEGLGTVFRMLTANPAKALRLPDYGLAEGCAADLVFLKASSIFEALTLLSPERITLKRGRVVARSRFNGSVWNPALETFTDPLTI encoded by the coding sequence ATGCCGGAAACCATCGAACTTCTGGTGCGCAATGTGCGGCGCTACGACGACGGCAGAAAGGTCGATATCGCCATAGCCGATGGGCTTATCCGACGGATCTCGGAGGGCAATGGCGCCGTCGAGCCGGCCGAGGTGCTGGACCTGGAGGGCTACTTCGCCTCGCCGGGCTTCGTCGAGCCGCATTTTCACCTCGACAAGTGCCTGGCCGCCGAGGTTGCACTGCCGGGCGGCACCCTAGACGAACAGCTCGAAGCCTTCTGCGAGGCCAAGTCTCGCCTTTCCGCCGAGACCGTCGCCGAACGGGCGTGTCGGATGGGGAGGATCCTGGCGAGCCGGGGCGTGGTCCACGTGCGCAGTTTCGCGGATATCGATCAATATGCGGAACTGAGAATCCTCGAAGGCCTCAAGGAAGCCAGGCGCCGGCTCGAGGGCCTGATCGACGTTCAGATCGTGGCCTTCCCCCAGATGGGCATTTTCACGCACGATAACACCCGGCGGCTTCTCGAGGAGGCTCTCGAAATGGGAGTCGACGCCGTCGGCGGCCATTCCGAGCTCGAGACCAGCGAGGCCGAGACGCTTCGGCAGATCGACCTCGTGTTCCAGTTCGCCCGCGCATTCGATGTCGACGCCGACTTCCATGTCGACGAATCCGACAGCAGGACTTCCCGTTGGCTGGAAACCTGCGCCCGCAAGGCCGTCGAGCACGGATACCGGGGGCGGACGAGTCTCGGCCACGGCTGCGCGATCGCACATCAGGGTCCGGAGTACCGGCGGTCGGTCTACGCGATCCTGAAAGAAGCGGATGCGACCGTGGTCAGCAGCCCGACTTCCGGGCTTCTGTTCCGCGGCCACGGCGAGGCGAACCCGCCCCGCGGCATCACCATGGTGAAGGAGATGCTTGATCACGGGATAAACGTGGCCTGCGCCCAGGAAGCCTACCGATCGGTCTTCTCGCGCCATCTCCGATTTCCCGACCCCCTGTTTACCGGGCAATTGATGGCGTACACGGCCAAGCTTGCCGACGAAGAAGGTCTGGGGACCGTCTTTCGCATGCTGACCGCCAATCCCGCGAAAGCGCTCCGATTGCCGGACTACGGCCTTGCCGAGGGTTGCGCGGCCGACCTCGTGTTCCTGAAGGCTTCCTCGATTTTCGAGGCTCTGACCCTCCTCAGCCCGGAGCGCATCACGCTCAAACGGGGCCGGGTCGTCGCGCGGAGCCGTTTCAACGGATCGGTATGGAATCCGGCCCTGGAAACGTTCACCGACCCCTTGACGATCTGA
- a CDS encoding M20 family metallo-hydrolase, translated as MQERSVCSQSPIPAAVDGRRLWERHLAMAKIGRTERGGVNRQALTPEDAEGRNLLLSWAAQRNYAASIDPIGNLFIRRPGLDARAVPVMTGSHLDSQPTGGNFDGVFGVLAGLEVLETLDDSGLTTLRPIELVVWMNEEGARFPPTTMGSAVCAGELPLETALATVDKEGISVGDALAEHLRRIPPLTERELGEDAFSYVEAHIEQGPVLEEKGCAIGIVTGIQGLNLFEVEVQGDEAHAGTTPLGNRRDAFVAASALAQTLREIVHDPADILRFTIGRFDVSPGSPNTVPGRVFFTIDLRHPDTAVLARTGQRLLDACRRQDGPCSADARLLFESRPVTFNDDILDVLREAANDLGVPHIEMISGATHDAKFMVGQCPTAMIFVPCKDGISHNEAESARPDDLTAGAQLLCATIHRLAMAESALARN; from the coding sequence ATGCAAGAGAGATCCGTTTGCTCCCAGTCGCCGATCCCGGCGGCCGTCGACGGCCGCCGTCTGTGGGAGCGGCACCTTGCCATGGCGAAGATCGGCCGGACAGAGCGGGGCGGTGTCAATCGGCAGGCGCTGACGCCTGAGGACGCGGAAGGCCGGAACCTCCTTCTTTCCTGGGCGGCGCAACGAAACTACGCAGCGTCGATCGATCCTATCGGGAACCTGTTCATCCGTCGTCCGGGACTGGACGCCCGGGCGGTCCCCGTCATGACCGGATCGCATCTCGATTCCCAGCCGACAGGCGGAAACTTCGACGGAGTCTTCGGCGTCCTGGCCGGACTGGAGGTGCTCGAAACTCTCGACGATAGTGGCCTGACGACGCTCCGTCCGATCGAACTTGTGGTCTGGATGAACGAGGAAGGCGCCCGATTCCCGCCGACGACCATGGGCTCCGCCGTATGTGCGGGAGAGTTGCCGCTGGAGACGGCGCTGGCAACCGTCGACAAGGAAGGTATCAGCGTTGGCGACGCCCTCGCCGAGCATCTACGCCGGATCCCGCCGCTGACCGAGCGGGAACTGGGCGAAGACGCATTCTCGTATGTCGAGGCGCACATAGAACAAGGCCCGGTGCTCGAGGAAAAGGGCTGCGCGATCGGCATCGTCACCGGGATCCAGGGCCTGAACCTGTTCGAGGTCGAGGTGCAAGGCGACGAGGCCCACGCGGGAACGACTCCGCTCGGAAACCGCCGGGATGCTTTCGTTGCGGCCTCTGCGCTTGCTCAGACGTTGCGGGAAATCGTCCACGATCCCGCGGACATTTTGCGCTTCACGATCGGCCGGTTCGATGTTTCGCCCGGCTCGCCCAACACAGTTCCCGGGCGGGTGTTTTTCACGATCGATCTCCGGCATCCCGACACCGCAGTCCTGGCGCGCACTGGGCAACGCTTGCTCGACGCCTGTCGCCGGCAGGACGGCCCGTGTTCCGCGGATGCGCGCCTGTTGTTCGAATCGCGCCCCGTGACGTTCAACGACGACATCCTCGACGTCCTGCGCGAAGCCGCAAACGACCTGGGCGTCCCGCATATCGAGATGATTTCGGGAGCGACTCACGATGCCAAGTTCATGGTTGGACAATGCCCGACCGCCATGATCTTTGTTCCCTGCAAAGACGGTATCAGCCACAACGAAGCCGAAAGCGCGCGTCCCGACGACCTGACCGCCGGAGCCCAGTTGCTGTGCGCCACGATCCACCGCCTCGCCATGGCCGAGTCTGCGCTCGCTCGGAATTGA
- a CDS encoding D-cysteine desulfhydrase family protein — translation MNFDRSIPGLSQLPRVSLGFFPTPIQALPRLSRLVGREILIKRDDLSGLAMGGNKARKLRFLGGEAIAQACDTLVATGFLQSNNVVQTAAAAARSGLKCILALEAYRPGEIRGNVLLSNLLGAEIRYAGNRPIREVIDEIIADVSARGGKAYALPPGGSTGIGVAGFVEAALEARAQLGEMEKGVEAIVLPTGTGGTQAGLLLGSQVLDWPIAIVGISTGKSEEELHVAIPAMAAECARVLAVDCRIGSRDVTVSEEFIGDGYARPGRADFEAIRTVAREEGILTDPVYTGRAMHGMIELLEQGRISGSGPILFWHTGGLPAVFSFDEPGDAAD, via the coding sequence GTGAACTTTGACAGGAGCATTCCCGGCCTGTCCCAACTACCGCGGGTCAGCCTCGGTTTCTTTCCCACACCCATTCAGGCTCTGCCCCGCCTGAGCCGTTTGGTCGGACGTGAAATCCTCATCAAGCGGGACGATCTGTCCGGACTGGCGATGGGCGGAAACAAGGCGCGCAAGCTCCGGTTTCTGGGCGGGGAGGCCATCGCTCAGGCGTGCGATACGCTGGTCGCGACGGGCTTTCTCCAGTCGAACAACGTCGTCCAGACCGCGGCGGCGGCGGCGAGGTCCGGGCTGAAGTGCATTCTCGCCCTCGAAGCGTACCGGCCGGGCGAGATTCGGGGAAACGTTCTTCTTTCGAACCTCCTGGGTGCGGAAATCCGGTATGCGGGCAATCGCCCGATTCGAGAGGTCATCGACGAAATCATCGCAGACGTCTCGGCCCGGGGCGGCAAGGCCTATGCCTTGCCTCCCGGAGGGTCCACCGGGATCGGTGTCGCCGGCTTCGTGGAAGCGGCCCTCGAGGCCCGGGCACAGTTGGGCGAAATGGAGAAGGGTGTCGAGGCGATCGTCCTTCCGACCGGAACCGGAGGCACCCAGGCCGGCTTGCTGCTCGGGTCGCAAGTCCTCGATTGGCCGATCGCAATCGTCGGCATCAGTACCGGCAAATCCGAAGAGGAGCTGCACGTCGCCATACCGGCGATGGCGGCCGAATGCGCACGCGTACTGGCGGTCGACTGCCGGATCGGGTCCCGCGACGTCACTGTTTCCGAGGAATTTATCGGCGATGGTTACGCCCGGCCGGGACGAGCCGATTTCGAGGCGATCCGCACCGTTGCCCGAGAGGAAGGGATTCTGACGGACCCGGTTTACACGGGCCGGGCGATGCACGGAATGATCGAACTTCTCGAACAGGGTCGCATTTCCGGATCCGGACCGATCCTCTTCTGGCATACCGGCGGGTTGCCGGCGGTATTCTCCTTCGATGAGCCCGGCGACGCCGCGGATTGA